In the genome of Chroococcidiopsis sp. TS-821, the window CCACTCGTACTGTGACCGACTAAATGAACTGGGCGATCGCACGATTGTAAGTAGTCGTGGAGTAATCCTAAAGCAACATCAAGCGAACATGGCTCGTCTTGTGTTTGACAATATTCCCACTGCGCCACCGTTAAGTGATGTGACAAATAACATAAAAGTGGGCGATGAAAGCATTGCAAACTAGGGCTAGTATTAATCCACAAAACATCTGGAACTATAGACATATAAAATCATTCACAAATACGTCTTGCCAAGTAGCACAGGCAAGATACCTGTGCATTGCTGTATGTAGTTCTCTATAGCAAAGGAAGTAAAGGTAAGTATAGAAGTCTCAAATTAGACATACCTTGTCCCTGTTTTCACCCTGACTTCTGCTATCCTAATCACTACACGCCAAACTCTTGCTTCAACTGAGATAACCAAGTTTTAACGCGCTGTTCTGTCAGCTCCGATTGATTATCTTCATCAAGCGCTAAACCAACAAATTTGCCATTTTTAACTGCTTTCGATTCATTAAACTCATATCCCTCAGTTGACCAATAGCCGACTGTTGTTCCTCCAAGTTCAGAAATTTTTTCTTCCAAAATTCCTAAAGCATCCATAAAATTATCGGCATAACCAACTTGATCGCCGGTTCCAAAATAAGCGACTTTCTTACCGCTAAAATCTATATCGTCGAGTTCTGGGAAAAAACCATCCCAATCACTTTGTAACTCACCAATATTCCAGGTAGGACACGCAATAATTAGATTTTCGTAGTCATTAAACTCACTACCATCAACATCTGCCATATTGTGCAGCGTCACAACATCTTCACCTAATTCTTTCTGAATCATTTCAGCAACAGTTTCTGTTTTTCCTGTAGTTGAACCGTAGAATAAACCTATTTTTGACATTTTTTCACCTGAAAGACTGAAAGTAAAATTTTTAGGGCAAAGCGACGCAGATTACAAATGCTGCTTATCGTTTTTGCCCCTATTGTGCTAATTGGCGATCGCAACAAAAGCACTCCAGCTATTCAACAGCAAATAGGCAAAAATTGCGCCGCCAATACCACCGATAAAAAAGCCAGTGGTAAACTGACTCCACTCATTGACATTTTGTAAAGCTTCTGGAACATTGGGAACTGTTGTGGCAAAAGCAGGTCTTGGTTGGGTTTCTAGGCGTTTTTCTAATTTGGTCGTGCCGTAAATTGAAAAACCGATTGTCAGAATGAGAATCAAACCGCCAGCTGCGAGTAAACCAACTAGATCGCCAATGTTCGCATCGCGTAACTTCCCAATAGACCCTAACACGGCGAAAGGTCCTACTAACCAATAACCGTGCGCCATGCCAATTTCTAATCCTCGTGCTAATGGATTAATTCCTGGGCGGTAAATTGGTAAGTATCTAAGAAAGTTTAAAGTAACATCTTGGGAACTAACTGAGGCTGCTGTTTGCGGAGTAACTTGCGGTGGTTGAACCATGTCACCTTTTTTGAAATCAAAACCTGCAGCAGCAGCACGCGCGCGTAAAGCGTGCCAGATATGACCAATCAGGAAGATTAAAGCAAGGACAACATGAAATGTCACAAGCCAACCACGCACAGAAACCAACCCAGGTGCAGATTCTAGCGTGCGTACCGGACCATAAAAAACTTCAGGATAGACGGTGTTGTTAACCCACGCAAAGTACGCAGCGAAGAAGCCCATGTATGCTACAGCACCAATACTATACGAAAGATAAGCTTCGCCAGAGTAAATTAAGATGCGTCGCGCCCAAGCAAAAGGTTGCGTCAATATGTGAAAGATTCCTCCACCTATCAACATCAAGCCAACCCAGATATGACCGCCGACAACATCTTCTAAGTTATCAACTGCAGCCATTCCTTCGGAACCCCAAGCCCCGAATAGATAGCCAAAAATGCGGATAGGATTGAGTGTGGGATGACTAATTACGCGCACATTCCCACCACCAGCTGCCCAAGGATCGAACAATCCACCCCAAAACATCGCTTTAGCAACCAGTAGCAATGCACCCAACCCTAAAATGACGAGGTGAATGCCTAAGATAGATGTAATTTTGTCTTTATCTTTCCAGTCGTAACCGAAAAATCCAGCTAAGGTAGGGTTGTCTTCCAAAACTTCGGGACCTAACAAAGCGTGATAAAGTCCTCCTGCTGCCAGAATCACGGACGGAATAAGATGCAAGACGGCAACAACAAAGTAGGGATAGGTGCTGATCGCTTGTCCGCCAGCCCCGACACCAAAGCCCAGCGTTGCTAAATGTGGTAATAAGATTAACCCTTGCTCGTACATTGGTTGATCGGGATGAAAGCGCGACAACTCAAATAGCGTCATTCCCCCAGCCCATAGCAAAATCAACCCTGCATGCGCGACGTGCGCGCCTAATAACTTACCTGATAAGTTCGTTAAGCGAAAGTTACCAGCCCACCAGCCTACATCAGGAATTTGATTTTTATAGGGGCTATCTGAAATCACTGCAGTCATAAGAACTCCTTGCGAATTATTTGCGTTATTGCAGTGTCAAGCACAGAAATTTCTTGCAGGAAATTGCTAATAAATTGCATTAACTTGGTTGCGGAACTACTGCATTTTCACTAATGCGACCTTTGCGAAAATCTAAACCACGCGATCGCAAAGCGTGCCAAATATGTCCTTGTAGAAAGAAAAATGCTAACCAGAAATGAGCATTTGCTAACCACGTCCGCGAAGTGACGAAATCAGGATTGGGTGATGAAAAGTAAGGCACAATATTCTGTCGTACTACCAACGCAGGACCGTAAAAGACTTCAGGATAAACAGTGGTATTGACCGAGACAAATAGCGTTGCCACAAATCCCATCAACGCTAAAGCGCCCAAACTGTAAGACAAATAAGCTTCTCCTGACCAAACAAAGAACGGATACGTCCAGCGGAAAGGCTTGGTGAGGATGTGAAAGATTCCACCAAAAATCAACATCAAGCCAACCCAGATATGACCGCCGACAACATCCTCTAGGTTGTCAACGCCAGCAATCCAGAACTTACCAATAGCGCCGAAGAGATAGCCATAAATCACTGTAGGGTCGAGCGTTGGATTCGTAATTACTCTGACATCCTCGACGTTCGGGTCATACAAACCGCCAAAGTACATCGCCTTAGCAACTAACAGAAAGGCACCCACACCGAGTAAAACGAGATGAATGCCTAAGATTGTGGTCATTTTGTTCGTATCTGCCCAGTCGTAGCCAAAAAACGGAAACCTTCCTTCTAACCTTTCTGGACCGCGTAGCGAATGAAAGATGCCACCAAAACCGAGAAAAGCAGATGAAATGAGGTGAATGACACCGATCGCAAAGTATGGTTGCGTATCTACCACAGTTCCATTAGCACCCACTCCCCAACCTTGGGCAGCAAGATGTGGTAGCAAAATTAATCCTTGCTCGTACATTGGTTTTGCAGGATTAAAATGACCCAGTTCAAATAACGTCATTGCCCCGGCCCACAGCACAATCAAGCCAGCATGAGCTACATGAGCACCGAGCAATTTACCGGATAAATTTGTCAGGCGCGCATTACCTGCCCACCAAGGAGACTCTGCGAGGTCTTGCTCCACTGAAAGTGGACTCTTAGCGACAGTTGTCACTGTATGCTACCTCCTAATTGTTGAAAATTTTTTTCAAAAACTTGCAAGATAGCTTACACTATAACGTTAGTTATTGACAATCCTTTTCATTAAATTTCTACAACTTTTTACAAGCGCAACGATTAGCGCCATTTCTCGATTGCTGCACGCTATTTCACATCGAAAACGTCCAGAATTTGCGACAACCTACACTTATTCGGCATAACGCATATGTTCAATTTATTTCTTCAAGTAGTTCAGCCGATTGCAACTCCACTCTGCTTAGTTGCGGTTTCATCATTACTAGCCGTGTTTCTTTGGAGTATCGCGATCGCAGCGCGCGACGGTATTGCTCGACTCAAGCAATTGCACCAAGTTCCTTGTAGTCGTTGCGCCTACTTCACCGGAGATTATCGACTCAAATGTACCGTCCATCCTTGCAAAGCACTTACTGAAGACGCCATTAATTGTTTGGATTATGAACCAGCAACCCACCCGCCCAAGTGTCACCCAAAAGCTTGTAAATGTCGGTGAAAACATTTCAAAAGTTGGAGCAACATAGTAATTAGCGCTTGACCACTAGCTTTTTTCTTGCTAGCTGCTTTCCCATTAGCCATTCTCGCTTTCCACAAATATGATTTTTCATTTAATCTACTTAGGGATCAAAGCCCAACTTGGCAAAGTGGCGGTTAAGCGCGACAATGAGTTTACGTCGCCCTTGAAGTCGTCCAGTGAATAACGTCCGTACTGTTTCCGATACCAAGCGAGCTTTCTACACATTTCACACCCGTCCAATCAATACGATTTATCGTCGGGTGGTCGAAGAACTGATGGTAGAAATGCACTTGCTGTCAGTAAATGTCGATTTTAGCTACAATCCCATTTATGCCCTGGGCGTAGTCACTGCTTTTGAGCGGTTTATGCAGGGGTATCAACCTGAAAGAGATAAGGAGTCAATTTTTAATGCTTTGTGTCAAGCTGTAGAAGGCGATCCAAAACGCTATCGCCAGGATGCTGAACGCTTAGGTCTATTTGCTAAGAATGCATCAACTCCTGAGTTGATGGCGTGGCTGCGTGGGGAAACTCACAAGGAAGAAGTGGGTGATTTGCAGCAGCAAATTCTAGAAGCGATCGCCCATAATCCTAACTTTAAATACAGCCGCTTGTTCGCAATTGGAGTCTTCGGCTTATTAGAACTGTCAGATCCTGCATTAGTCAAAGATGAGAAGCAGCGAGTTGAGGCACTCAAGACTATTGCTGCTACATTGAATATCTCAGAAGACAAACTCAACAAAGATTTAGAACTGTATCGCGCTAATGTAGATAAAATGGAGCAAGCATTAGCAACAATTGCAGATATGCTTTCCGCTGACCGCAAGAAACGTCAGCAACAAACTCCAGATAAAGGGATTGCAGTGACTACTCCTGATACTGACGATCCGTCACAAGCACCTGGTTCGCCGCATGACAAGGCTTCTTTTGGTTCTTAAGTTAAGTATGTAAGAAACCTAGGCTCGAAGGTTAGTAATTAGTAATTATTAATGATTGGCGATTGGCACTTAGCGCTCAGAGCTAACAGTCAATCGCTTTACTCTAGCTGCGACTTTGGCGAGCGCGAATATAACGTAACGTCACAATAGTGAGTGTAATCAGTGTAATGGGAATAATAAACGCTTGAAACACCAAGCTGAATATTGGTAAACTACCATGCTGCGTTGAGTACAAAATCAAATAAGTTGTATAGGCAACGTAATAGCCGAGAAAGAGAATTCCTTCCCAACGGGAAATGACATTATCTGTAAAGAAAATTGGCAAGCAGGCGATCGCGGTTACAATCATGACTGGAATATCAAACCGTAGTGCCGCAGCCGAAACAGCAACACCGTTGGGAGAAAAAATACTCGCAAGTCCTAATACTGCCAGAATATTAAAAATATTACTACCGACAACGTTTCCTACCGCAATGTCGCGTTCGCCACGCATACTCGCAACAACAGAAGTAGCAACTTCGGGTAAAGAGGTTCCTGCAGCAACAATTGTTAATCCGATAACTAGCTGGCTAACCCCGATTGCTTGGGCGATCGCGATCGCTCCACTCACTAACCAGCGAGAACCGATAACCAGTAATACTAAACCACCAAGAATCAAGCCTAGATTAACTAACCAAGCCGTTGTGCCATAATTTCCATATTCTCTAGCGTACTCTTCTTGAACCGCAGTATCTTTTTCTTGGCGGCTTTGGTAAATCAAAAAAAGAGTATAAGCAACGCCACAAATAAATAGCAAAATTCCGTCAAATCTCCCAATTCTGCCGTCATACCCAAGCAACTGAGTCAAAAAAGATACACCAATCATGATTGGGACATCAAACTTGACTAACTGCTGAGAGACAATGAGAGGAGCAACTAGCGCAGAAACACCAAGGATAAATAAAACATTAAAAATATTACTGCCTACAACATTACCTAAGGCAATATCCGCTTGTCCGGCAAAAGCAGATTGTAAGCTAACCGCAAGTTCCGGTGAACTGGTGCCATAAGCAACTATCGTTAAACCAATAACTAGGGGTGATACTCCAGCACTAGCCGCAAGGCGCGATGCTCCACGCACTAATATTTCTGCACCAGCAACGAGCAATACTAAGCCGATAATTAATAAAACAACCGTTGTAATATTCATAAACCTGATAACATCACTGGGTCTAGTTACCACCCGTCGGACGAATAGCTAACAATCAATGTGTTATGCAATCGCCACAAACAGTGCGGAAACTAGACCCAGTTGATTAGATGACAAGACTAAGAAGAAATTAAACTCAGTTCACAGCTTAGCGTTTACTACCGGAAGTGTTACGCACAGGAACCATGTTCATGTAATCGATGTTGAAAGCAGAAACACCTTGCGCGTAGTTTTGCTTGGGTGCGATCGCGGCTGCCATGTCGCGATACTTGCGGGGGTCGCCTTCGCGGAGCTGTCGCTGTTCGTACTTGCGGCTGTAGAATTGCTCCAGTGCAAAACGCCAATCGGTGGTGACAGTACCAGCTGTTTCGCGGAAGTCTTCGCCATAGCGGGGAGTCACTAAGTTAAAGGGGCGACCTTCCATCCGCTTGCGCTGATACGGTACGGTGTAGTCACCAAAGTTATCAGTGTACTCTTCGCTATCCAGCAAGGCATCCACAAAGCCATGAAAGCCTAGCGTACCAATTTTGATTGACCAAGCGATTTGCTCATCTTTGTTGTAAGATGACCGACCGAGAAAGCGCTTTAAGCAGATATCAACCAGCCGGTAGTTGTTATTTACTGCAACTACCATTTGGTAAAATCGCTCCGACTTGGCAAGTCCGCGGATAAAATCGCGTACTGTAATCGCGCGGTTCTTGAGTTGAGACTCTAGTTGTAGCTGACGGTTTGCTTTGAGAATTTCATGCTCGCTGAAAACCTGGCGATACGCTGCCCAAATCAGTTCTTGAATTTCTGCGGGCGAGTTCGCGTCTTCTATGCGATAGATGTATGGAGTTTCGTCATCAAGGTCAGCAACGCCAAAGCTGCGGACGCGGTGATTTTGTGTTGTAGGTTTATACTGAAGCAACGGCAATGCCATGCTGCTATCTCCGTTTCAAACAATAATTAAGTTGAGTCTTCAAAGGGGAAATTCAATTTATCCAGCTGTTACAACCGCACAGGGAAGCCAGCTGAAGGATTGACTGAAACTGGTACCCCTTGTTTATTATCCCGTGTCATGTCCGGAATTTGGATATTGGCAGTACTGACAGGTGTAAATTGCACTTGTCGAGTCTTAATAGAACTTGCCATTTCCATGAAGTTATTGATGTCGCCCCACTTGTAGCGTTCTTTTTCTTCCTTGTCGCGCCAGTAGTCAGCGTAACGTGGTGTAACCAAATTAAAGGGACGATCTTTAAAGCGGCGCCGCTGATACGGTACTGTTGTATCGCCAAAATTTGTTTGGTACTCTTCGCTATCCAGCAAAGCATCCACAAAGCCATTCCAGCCGAGGCTAGCAATTTTAATCGACCAAGCAATTTCTTCGTCTCGATTGTACGGGGCACGCCCCAGAAGTCGTTTTAGACCAACTTCCACCAATCGGTAGTTGGAATTTGTTTCTACTACCAAGCGACGGAAGCTTTCTGATTTTGCTAACCCGCGAATGAAATCGCGTACTGTAATCGCGCGGTTTTTTAGTTGCGATTCTAATTGTGCTTGGCGATAAAACTTCAGCGTTTCATGTTCGCTGAAAATTTGGCGATACGCTGCCCAAATCAATTCTTGGATTTCGCTATCAGAAGCACAATCTTCTAAACGGTAAATCCAAGGAGTGTCCTCGTTGGGGACTTCATAACCCGATACCCGCTGGTTTTGGGAACTCGGTTGATATTCAAGTAAAGGAATTGGCATAGGTTTAACTGTTTTTTTTAAGGTCACATTTTACGTACTAGGTTTGGGTAACAGGTAACAGGTAATGGGTAATTGTATAAGTTCTTTTTTCTAACCAATTACCAGTTACCAACTACCAAGTTTCACTTATGCCTAGTTACTGAGTTACGCATCAATCTACCTTGGGATTAGCCGAGGGAATATAGCGATAAGGCAAAGCAACTTCCGTAGGTTTAACGGCACGCTGTAAGGAATTTTCCCCGCGAGTCATGTCAGGAATTTCCATAGTTTTAACTTGCGAGGTGACACTAGCAATGGTTCGCTGATAGTTACGCTCGTTTGGTAATAGGCTTCCTGCCATTGCAAAAAAGGTGCTGGGAATTGCTTGACGTGCCGCTTCTTGTTTTGGCATAGTTTGTGTTCGTCGTACCTGATAATAAGAACGTCCTGATATGGATTGTAATGTTTGGCGATCGCGCCAGTACGCTCCATAACGCGGATTAACTAAATTAAAAGGACGATCTTTGAAGCGACGCCGCTGATAAGGTACGATATCATCTCCAAAATTCTGCCGATACTCTTCACCATCTACGATCGCGTCGATAAATCCGTTTAAGCCCCGCGTTGCGATCGCGATTGACCAAGAAATCTGCTCGTCTTTTCCGTAGGTTGCGCGTCCTAAGAATCGCTTAAAGGTGATATCCACTAAGCGATAGTTAGAATTTGTTTCGCCTACCAATTCGCGGTAAACCTCTGATTTTCCTAACCCACGAACGAAATCGCGCACTGTAATTGCCCGATTGCGCAGTTGTGATTCCAGAAACGGTTGACGATACGTTTCTAAAATTAAATGTTCGCTAAAAATTTGTCGATACGCTGCCCAGATGAGTTCATTAATGTCTGTATCTGATGTCACATCGCTTATCCGATAAATCCTGGGAGCGTCTTCGTCTGGAACTTCGTAACCAGCAACGCGTTGATTTTGGGTAGTTGGGGTAACTTCAAGTAAAGGTATTGACATTTTAGCAGCCCTATGGTAAGGAATAAAAGCAATAAAAATTCGTATTAAAAAGTTGTACTGAATACTTGTAATTGAGCGAGTTGCACGCGCGATCTCACGGCAGCATCTTTTTCAGTTTCTAAGATTTGCGCCAACTTATCCTGGATTTGTGACGTCAGTTTAGATGTTGTGGCTAAACTCTGCAAACCCACAACCGCAGCATAGCGAATTGACCAGTCCGCATCTTGGGCAATGACTGCTAAAGTTTCTAGTGCTTTTGCTTGGGCAACACTCTGCTGCTGTGCGGGCAATTCACGCCAGCGTAAATTCCCAAGTCCTTTAGCAGCGGCACGCCGGACACTCGGAGCAAAATCTGTTGCCGCCGAAGCAAGTAAAATGTCCAAAGCACGCGGGTCAGCGATCGCTGCCAAGGCTCGAATTGCATACGCTCTTGCGCCGTAGTTGTAATCGTCAAGTTGGTCAATTAACGGTTGTACTGCTGGACTACCGATTTGAATTAACCCCTGTACAGCTGCGACAGCGGCAGTGGGATTGTTGTATCCCAAGACGGCAATCAGTGTTGATATCCCTGCTTCGACTTCAGCGGCTGCCAAATCCTTAACTGCGGCGACTAAGCGCGGGGCAGAGTCAGCTTGTTCGACGGCGCGAATGAGGGCTTGTGCTTCGGTCATTATCAGAGTCGGGGGTCAGAGGTCGGAGGTCAGGATTTATAAGAGAGAGTCCATCAGATTCATGACTTGGATAGCGTCTGGCGTTAGATCGTGGTGTTTGGCTTGATGTTCTAGCAGTCCTTTGAGCGCTAGCAGTTTGAAGCTATTTTCTGCGGCACAACGGGCGATCGCCTCGCGCGCTGGTAGATAACCAATTGCCCCTAAATCGCTTAGTGCTGTGCGGCGCAGTTGTAGATCTTCGCCTTCTAAGGCTTGCATCAAGCGTTGACCGTAACAATCTTCCTGGGTCAACTGATACATGGCACGCGTTGCTGCGTACTGTACTTTAGCTTGGGGATGTTCTAAAAAAGGTTGAATGAGCGATATTGCCTGCGTTGCTTGTAGCGCACCCAGAGCTTCAATTACTGAGTCATAAGGTTGAGTTAAGTGCGGACGTCCTGGAACTGGTACAGCTACCTCTACACCACCTGTTAATAAGTCCATCAATGCTGGAATTGCGCTTGGTGCGTTTAACATACCTAGCGATTGTGCTGCTGCTTCGCGGACGTAATAATCTTCACACGCTAGACAGCGAATCAATCCAGGTACAGCTTGCGTGTCACCAAGTTTTCCCAAAGCCCTAGCCGCGTTGCGCCGCAGCGGATATCCTCCTAATTCGGTGCGATCGTCTTCGTCTTCTAACGCTGCGATTAAAGCTTCTACCGCTTCTGGTGCGTTGACACGAAATTTACCCAACCACCACGCAGCATAGTAGCGCAAGCTCAAATCAGGCGATCGAAGGTTGGCGATCGCCTGTTCTATAGTAAGTCCTGCTGTTTCTGCTACCGAATCTTCTGACCAACTAGAGTCCTGCATTAGCTCTTAAGAATTATTAGCATCAACGCTTAATGGTTGAATACTGACAATCTTGCCTCCTAGGCGGGTAATCCGCTGCATTTCTTCGTTCATGCGGTTGTAGGGAACCGTAATGAATACACTGCCACTACGGCGGATATCGTAGTTATTTTTGTCAGTTTCTTGGTTCTGACGCAAGCCGACAACTTCATAGCGAAAGACACGGCTAGCAGCAGAGGAGACTCCTCCATTACCAACAGTTGTTTGACCAAACATGACTGCTTTGTATCTCCTGTAGTAAGGTCTAATCTCGATCCGCGCCTGCCGCTTTATTTTTGCCTTCAGCTTCCAAGTTTTGCGTTACTGCGGTTGCTTCGCTTTTAGCTTGGCTATTACCATCAATCGTCAGTGGTTCAATACTCACAATTGTGCCACCCATGCGGTGAATGCGCTGCATTTCCTCATTCATCCGATTATAGGGGACGCTGATGAAGAAACTGCCGCTCCTCCGAATGGGATAGCTGAGTTGATCGTTTTCGTATGTCTGACGCATGCCTTTGACTTCGTAGCGAAACATCCGATTTTCGGCATTGCTGAGTCTGCCACTGCCAAGTCCTGTTTGACCAAACATTTTTATTTGTATTTCCCTGTAGTATTGCGACTTTAGATGTTAGAGGCACTCAAAAGTTTAGGATAGGCAATGCCTTGCCCGTACAAAGGCATTGCTCTGCCCCTTATGCTGGGGTGACGCTGACAATTCTGCCACCTTTTTTGGTGATTTCTTGGTACTTCTGTGACAGCCGTTCGTAGGGCACTAAAAACGCAGTGCTACTGCGGCGGACTTTTGGATATCCAGGTTGCAGAATTCCCGTGACTTCGATGCGGTACATCCGTCCGCTTTCTTCGGGAGTGCCACCTAGGGCTTTTCGGGGTGCAGCATCATCGGGAATCGCAGCAGCTTTCCAGCTGGAACTGCTACCAGCGGGTTGCATGATATTAGAAGCTTGGTTGCGTCCGAGCTCGCGGATTAACCGAGGCGATTTACCGCCTACAGTGCCGCGATCGCTTGTTGCATATCCGCGATACAGGCGAAACATACGCGTAAAACCAGTGGTTTGCACGCCTGGCTCGACCATAAATCCGCGATAATACGGGACGACGTTATTACCAAAGCTATTTTCGTATTCAATGCTATCAATATGCGAATCAATCTCAGCATCGTAGCCCTGTTCCTCACACATTTGCGTGTGATAGGCTAGCTCTTCCTCGCTGTATGGCGCGCGACCCAAGAGATGCTTAAAATTGAGTTCAACAAAGCGTTGATTTGAATTTGGATAGAAAAACTTGTTTTTGTATAAATCTGATTTGGCAACGGCGCGGACAAAATCGCGAACCGTGATATTTCCTTGTCGTAGTAGCGATTCAGCCGAGGTGAGACGTTCTGCTTGCATAACATAGTCATTGCCTAAGACCTGACGATAAACCGCACGAATTACTGTCTGAATCTCGTCTTCTGTCCAATCAGGTCGCAATTCAATTCTTGATGAAGCATCAAACGCCGAAAGACCTAGACGCCCTGCGGCTGCTAAATTATTTACCATTAAAGCGCTCATCAACGGTTCTCCCAATGCAATAAGTTTTTTGATTCTGCAAAATTGGAAAAACAATGCCCGGAAAAATTAGCAACTGCTAGCTCTTTGCGCCAACACTCGCTCACTCTTCCGGGCATCGCACCTGAATGCTAGCTCAGGGCGTTGATCGCGTAGTCAATGTATGTGTTGGCTTCGTTAGCTGCTTGACCTTGCAAGCCATGGTTTGCTTTGATGTGCTTCAATGCTTCGACGTACCAGCTAGGAGATAAGTCGAAAGAGCGGTTGATTTCGTCCAAACCAGCAATTAAGTACTCGTCCATTGGACCTGTACCGCCAGCTACTAGGCAGTAGGTGATCATGCGCAGGTAGTGACCAATGTCAC includes:
- a CDS encoding phycobilisome linker polypeptide, giving the protein MFGQTTVGNGGVSSAASRVFRYEVVGLRQNQETDKNNYDIRRSGSVFITVPYNRMNEEMQRITRLGGKIVSIQPLSVDANNS
- a CDS encoding phycobilisome linker polypeptide; the protein is MFGQTGLGSGRLSNAENRMFRYEVKGMRQTYENDQLSYPIRRSGSFFISVPYNRMNEEMQRIHRMGGTIVSIEPLTIDGNSQAKSEATAVTQNLEAEGKNKAAGADRD
- a CDS encoding phycobilisome linker polypeptide, coding for MSALMVNNLAAAGRLGLSAFDASSRIELRPDWTEDEIQTVIRAVYRQVLGNDYVMQAERLTSAESLLRQGNITVRDFVRAVAKSDLYKNKFFYPNSNQRFVELNFKHLLGRAPYSEEELAYHTQMCEEQGYDAEIDSHIDSIEYENSFGNNVVPYYRGFMVEPGVQTTGFTRMFRLYRGYATSDRGTVGGKSPRLIRELGRNQASNIMQPAGSSSSWKAAAIPDDAAPRKALGGTPEESGRMYRIEVTGILQPGYPKVRRSSTAFLVPYERLSQKYQEITKKGGRIVSVTPA